One window of the Carassius auratus strain Wakin chromosome 20, ASM336829v1, whole genome shotgun sequence genome contains the following:
- the LOC113120637 gene encoding feline leukemia virus subgroup C receptor-related protein 2-like isoform X3: protein MNESFSLGGILNRVKMSDESKPGDEEVNDNKHLSKTAATDAEVTFEHRSAPPETRLYKKRWVIVFLFSSYSLCNSYQWIQYGIINNIFMRFYSVDSFTIDWMSMIYMLTYIPLIFPVSWLLDKKGLRVIALVAAALNCTGTWIKVASARPDLFPVTFFGQFTCSVAQVFILGMPSRIASVWFGSEEVSTACSIGVFGNQLGIAIGFLVPPILVPNADDLDELAAHIRVMFYITAGVATFLFVLVVIVFQERPDIPPTHAQAAARRISPENYSYTASIHRLLRNKAFILLVITYGLNVGCFYAVSTLLNRMIIEHYPGEEVNAGRIGLTIVIAGMVGSLICGIWLDRSKTYKQTTLAVYLMSLVGLVLYAFTLDLGHLWVVFITAGALGFFMTGYLPLGFEFAVELTYPESEGTSSGLLNCSAQVFGIIFTICQGKIMDSFNTLAGNLFLCAFLLIGTIITACIKSDLRRQLANQQALAAVPVETSPAQAFEAKL, encoded by the exons atgaatgaatctttcAGTCTCGGAGGAATTCTGAACCGAGTGAAAATGAGCGATGAATCAAAGCCAGGGGACGAAGAGGTGAATGATAATAAACATTTATCGAAAACAGCCGCGACTGATGCTGAGGTGACTTTTGAACATCGAAGCGCGCCTCCGGAAACGCGTTTGTATAAAAAGAGATgggttatagtgtttttattcagcTCGTATTCGCTGTGTAACTCTTATCAATGGATTCAATACGGAATCATCAACAATATCTTCATGCGCTTCTACAGCGTGGACTCTTTCACCATTGACTGGATGTCCATGATTTACATGTTGACGTACATTCCACTAATTTTCCCCGTCTCGTGGCTCTTGGATAAGAAAGGGTTGAGGGTCATCGCGCTCGTGGCCGCGGCTCTGAATTGCACGGGCACGTGGATCAAGGTGGCCAGCGCGAGACCGGACCTTTTTCCGGTCACATTTTTTGGTCAGTTCACGTGCTCCGTGGCTCAGGTGTTTATCCTCGGGATGCCCTCGCGCATCGCGTCGGTGTGGTTCGGATCGGAAGAAGTGTCCACAGCATGCTCCATCGGGGTCTTTGGAAATCAG ttggggATTGCAATAGGCTTTCTGGTTCCACCAATACTGGTTCCAAATGCGGACGATCTGGACGAGTTGGCGGCTCACATTAGAGTCATGTTCTACATCACCGCGGGAGTGGCCACCTTCCTGTTTGTATTGGTTGTCATTG TGTTTCAGGAGCGTCCAGACATCCCTCCCACCCACGCTCAGGCTGCGGCTCGGCGGATCTCTCCAGAGAACTACTCATATACAGCATCCATCCACAGGCTGCTTCGCAACAAAGCCTTCATCCTTCTCGTCATCACTTACG GGCTAAATGTTGGCTGTTTCTATGCTGTCAGTACGCTCCTCAACCGAATGATCATTGAACACTATCCT GGAGAGGAGGTGAATGCTGGCAGGATCGGCCTCACCATCGTGATCGCTGGCATGGTGGGATCCCTCATCTGTGGGATCTGGTTAGACCGATCGAAGACATACAA ACAAACGACTCTAGCCGTGTATCTGATGTCTCTTGTGGGTTTGGTGCTTTATGCTTTTACCTTGGATCTGGGTCACCTGTGGGTGGTCTTCATCACAGCAGGAGCCCTCGG GTTCTTCATGACGGGTTACCTTCCCCTCGGTTTTGAGTTTGCTGTTGAATTGACTTACCCAGAGTCTGAGGGGACGTCTTCAGGACTTCTGAACTGCTCTGCACAG GTGTTCGGGATCATATTTACGATCTGTCAGGGGAAAATCATGGACTCTTTTAATACTCTGGCCGGAAATCTCTTCCTGTGTGCCTTCCTGCTGATAGGAACCATCATTACAG
- the LOC113120637 gene encoding feline leukemia virus subgroup C receptor-related protein 2-like isoform X1: MNESFSLGGILNRVKMSDESKPGDEEVNDNKHLSKTAATDAEVTFEHRSAPPETRLYKKRWVIVFLFSSYSLCNSYQWIQYGIINNIFMRFYSVDSFTIDWMSMIYMLTYIPLIFPVSWLLDKKGLRVIALVAAALNCTGTWIKVASARPDLFPVTFFGQFTCSVAQVFILGMPSRIASVWFGSEEVSTACSIGVFGNQLGIAIGFLVPPILVPNADDLDELAAHIRVMFYITAGVATFLFVLVVIVFQERPDIPPTHAQAAARRISPENYSYTASIHRLLRNKAFILLVITYGLNVGCFYAVSTLLNRMIIEHYPGEEVNAGRIGLTIVIAGMVGSLICGIWLDRSKTYKQTTLAVYLMSLVGLVLYAFTLDLGHLWVVFITAGALGFFMTGYLPLGFEFAVELTYPESEGTSSGLLNCSAQVFGIIFTICQGKIMDSFNTLAGNLFLCAFLLIGTIITACIKSDLRRQLANQQALAAAALGKSDVQVRSGTSLYPPHTCDQSIIA; this comes from the exons atgaatgaatctttcAGTCTCGGAGGAATTCTGAACCGAGTGAAAATGAGCGATGAATCAAAGCCAGGGGACGAAGAGGTGAATGATAATAAACATTTATCGAAAACAGCCGCGACTGATGCTGAGGTGACTTTTGAACATCGAAGCGCGCCTCCGGAAACGCGTTTGTATAAAAAGAGATgggttatagtgtttttattcagcTCGTATTCGCTGTGTAACTCTTATCAATGGATTCAATACGGAATCATCAACAATATCTTCATGCGCTTCTACAGCGTGGACTCTTTCACCATTGACTGGATGTCCATGATTTACATGTTGACGTACATTCCACTAATTTTCCCCGTCTCGTGGCTCTTGGATAAGAAAGGGTTGAGGGTCATCGCGCTCGTGGCCGCGGCTCTGAATTGCACGGGCACGTGGATCAAGGTGGCCAGCGCGAGACCGGACCTTTTTCCGGTCACATTTTTTGGTCAGTTCACGTGCTCCGTGGCTCAGGTGTTTATCCTCGGGATGCCCTCGCGCATCGCGTCGGTGTGGTTCGGATCGGAAGAAGTGTCCACAGCATGCTCCATCGGGGTCTTTGGAAATCAG ttggggATTGCAATAGGCTTTCTGGTTCCACCAATACTGGTTCCAAATGCGGACGATCTGGACGAGTTGGCGGCTCACATTAGAGTCATGTTCTACATCACCGCGGGAGTGGCCACCTTCCTGTTTGTATTGGTTGTCATTG TGTTTCAGGAGCGTCCAGACATCCCTCCCACCCACGCTCAGGCTGCGGCTCGGCGGATCTCTCCAGAGAACTACTCATATACAGCATCCATCCACAGGCTGCTTCGCAACAAAGCCTTCATCCTTCTCGTCATCACTTACG GGCTAAATGTTGGCTGTTTCTATGCTGTCAGTACGCTCCTCAACCGAATGATCATTGAACACTATCCT GGAGAGGAGGTGAATGCTGGCAGGATCGGCCTCACCATCGTGATCGCTGGCATGGTGGGATCCCTCATCTGTGGGATCTGGTTAGACCGATCGAAGACATACAA ACAAACGACTCTAGCCGTGTATCTGATGTCTCTTGTGGGTTTGGTGCTTTATGCTTTTACCTTGGATCTGGGTCACCTGTGGGTGGTCTTCATCACAGCAGGAGCCCTCGG GTTCTTCATGACGGGTTACCTTCCCCTCGGTTTTGAGTTTGCTGTTGAATTGACTTACCCAGAGTCTGAGGGGACGTCTTCAGGACTTCTGAACTGCTCTGCACAG GTGTTCGGGATCATATTTACGATCTGTCAGGGGAAAATCATGGACTCTTTTAATACTCTGGCCGGAAATCTCTTCCTGTGTGCCTTCCTGCTGATAGGAACCATCATTACAG
- the LOC113120637 gene encoding feline leukemia virus subgroup C receptor-related protein 2-like isoform X2 yields MNESFSLGGILNRVKMSDESKPGDEEVNDNKHLSKTAATDAEVTFEHRSAPPETRLYKKRWVIVFLFSSYSLCNSYQWIQYGIINNIFMRFYSVDSFTIDWMSMIYMLTYIPLIFPVSWLLDKKGLRVIALVAAALNCTGTWIKVASARPDLFPVTFFGQFTCSVAQVFILGMPSRIASVWFGSEEVSTACSIGVFGNQLGIAIGFLVPPILVPNADDLDELAAHIRVMFYITAGVATFLFVLVVIVFQERPDIPPTHAQAAARRISPENYSYTASIHRLLRNKAFILLVITYGLNVGCFYAVSTLLNRMIIEHYPGEEVNAGRIGLTIVIAGMVGSLICGIWLDRSKTYKQTTLAVYLMSLVGLVLYAFTLDLGHLWVVFITAGALGFFMTGYLPLGFEFAVELTYPESEGTSSGLLNCSAQVFGIIFTICQGKIMDSFNTLAGNLFLCAFLLIGTIITACIKSDLRRQLANQQALAAIFEGLRPQADPVALLNFLL; encoded by the exons atgaatgaatctttcAGTCTCGGAGGAATTCTGAACCGAGTGAAAATGAGCGATGAATCAAAGCCAGGGGACGAAGAGGTGAATGATAATAAACATTTATCGAAAACAGCCGCGACTGATGCTGAGGTGACTTTTGAACATCGAAGCGCGCCTCCGGAAACGCGTTTGTATAAAAAGAGATgggttatagtgtttttattcagcTCGTATTCGCTGTGTAACTCTTATCAATGGATTCAATACGGAATCATCAACAATATCTTCATGCGCTTCTACAGCGTGGACTCTTTCACCATTGACTGGATGTCCATGATTTACATGTTGACGTACATTCCACTAATTTTCCCCGTCTCGTGGCTCTTGGATAAGAAAGGGTTGAGGGTCATCGCGCTCGTGGCCGCGGCTCTGAATTGCACGGGCACGTGGATCAAGGTGGCCAGCGCGAGACCGGACCTTTTTCCGGTCACATTTTTTGGTCAGTTCACGTGCTCCGTGGCTCAGGTGTTTATCCTCGGGATGCCCTCGCGCATCGCGTCGGTGTGGTTCGGATCGGAAGAAGTGTCCACAGCATGCTCCATCGGGGTCTTTGGAAATCAG ttggggATTGCAATAGGCTTTCTGGTTCCACCAATACTGGTTCCAAATGCGGACGATCTGGACGAGTTGGCGGCTCACATTAGAGTCATGTTCTACATCACCGCGGGAGTGGCCACCTTCCTGTTTGTATTGGTTGTCATTG TGTTTCAGGAGCGTCCAGACATCCCTCCCACCCACGCTCAGGCTGCGGCTCGGCGGATCTCTCCAGAGAACTACTCATATACAGCATCCATCCACAGGCTGCTTCGCAACAAAGCCTTCATCCTTCTCGTCATCACTTACG GGCTAAATGTTGGCTGTTTCTATGCTGTCAGTACGCTCCTCAACCGAATGATCATTGAACACTATCCT GGAGAGGAGGTGAATGCTGGCAGGATCGGCCTCACCATCGTGATCGCTGGCATGGTGGGATCCCTCATCTGTGGGATCTGGTTAGACCGATCGAAGACATACAA ACAAACGACTCTAGCCGTGTATCTGATGTCTCTTGTGGGTTTGGTGCTTTATGCTTTTACCTTGGATCTGGGTCACCTGTGGGTGGTCTTCATCACAGCAGGAGCCCTCGG GTTCTTCATGACGGGTTACCTTCCCCTCGGTTTTGAGTTTGCTGTTGAATTGACTTACCCAGAGTCTGAGGGGACGTCTTCAGGACTTCTGAACTGCTCTGCACAG GTGTTCGGGATCATATTTACGATCTGTCAGGGGAAAATCATGGACTCTTTTAATACTCTGGCCGGAAATCTCTTCCTGTGTGCCTTCCTGCTGATAGGAACCATCATTACAG
- the LOC113037816 gene encoding trace amine-associated receptor 13c-like, with protein sequence MNLTEVNQSDVCQEFSCPERSVSLSVYVILYVAAAAVSLLTVCGNLLVIISVSHFKQLHTPANILILSLAVSDLLVGVFVMPLHLSWVIESCWTSGPVMCSALKIVNFQATSVSVHTVALIAVDRFLALSSPFLYSEKVSPTVICIVSLFNWLFSLFYNFTLLFVNGNFTDVTCPGICIAIIDGISSFIDLIVVFLMPCTLIIILYTHVFVIVKRHVTAIRGLQVHNSAGSSKNRVSDKSERKAAILLGILVIVFLLCLLPYYICSLVIPYSGDDLFDVRDVVVIVFFLNSTINPIIYALFYPWFQKSLKLIFTFQVFNKDSSLMNVL encoded by the coding sequence ATGAATCTTACAGAAGTGAACCAAAGCGATGTGTGTCAGGAATTTTCGTGTCCAGAGagatctgtttctctgtctgtctatgtgaTTCTGTATGTGGCTGCAGCAGCTGTGTCTCTGCTGACCGTGTGTGGAAACCTGCTGGTCATCATCTCTGTTAGTCACTTCAAGCAGCTCCACACACCTGCTAACATCCTCATCCTCTCTTTGGCTGTGTCTGATCTCCTCGTTGGAGTTTTTGTGATGCCACTACATTTGTCTTGGGTCATTGAGTCATGTTGGACTTCTGGACCGGTGATGTgctctgctttaaaaatagtgaATTTTCAAGCAACAAGTGTGTCTGTTCACACTGTGGCTCTGATAGCAGTTGATCGTTTTTTGGCTTTAAGTTCTCCTTTTCTTTACTCAGAGAAAGTCTCACCCACTGTGATCTGCATAGTGTCTCTATTTAACTGGTTGTTTTCACTCTTTTATAACTTCACTCTTCTGTTTGTTAATGGAAACTTCACTGATGTTACCTGTCCAGGAATATGTATTGCTATTATAGATGGGATTTCATCATTTATTGATCTCATAGTTGTTTTTCTTATGCCTTGTacacttattataatattatacactcatgtttttgtcattgttaAAAGACACGTGACTGCTATAAGAGGCCTTCAGGTTCACAACAGCGCAGGATCCTCCAAAAACAGAGTCAGTGACAAATCAGAGCGAAAAGCTGCGATACTGCTGGGTATTCTGGTCATTGTGTTTCTTCTGTGTTTACTGCCATATTATATTTGTTCTTTAGTGATTCCATACAGTGGTGATGATTTGTTTGATGTCAGAGATGTTGTTGTTATAGTTTTCTTCCTGAACTCCACCATTAATCCCATCATTTATGCTTTATTCTATCCATGGTTTCAGAAAAgcttaaaattaattttcacatttcaaGTGTTTAATAAAGACTCATCTCTGATGAAtgtgctataa